From Plasmodium relictum strain SGS1 genome assembly, chromosome: 8, the proteins below share one genomic window:
- a CDS encoding DNA polymerase epsilon subunit b, putative codes for MDTQITNKDVEDIINHMNENGNENELHVNKKIKIKHFNYENLSKEFLLVNPTYTQQFSEIYCLRIKIMKNLLMKTIETLKDDEKKDKDEYNVLNYLKEIKVNEKCYCIGTLFKKMQLRPSVLKEYLSEINTIETLVNFSHEEDALFLEDETARLKLEGNINNDHYVTGLTLIVKGQGMSNGSLYVEELIYSYLPKLEIPKCISNDDKYLLFVSGLYISELNKNINNISLLRNFILGLHGDISISENLIRLVIVGNSLSNIDNDETSLNAIDVFISSLCSAVYVDLMPGEKDPSDSYLPQQPFPNLFFRKSKNYNSFQCVTNPYMFTIDNINICCMSGEPVNNIISYSKNSKIEALKMIAKSRILSPTSPDTLGCYPFTKNDPFCIQHDNTYPHIFINGNCSKLEIEYIQNDNNEKKLPLLVCLPSFDISPKALLINIKNMDYKVLTFGVEKN; via the coding sequence ATGGATACACAAATAACTAATAAAGACGTTGAAGATATAATTAATCACATGAATGAAAATGGAAATGAAAATGAGCTacatgtaaataaaaaaataaaaataaaacattttaattatgaaaatcTTTCTAAGGAGTTTTTGTTAGTAAATCCTACGTATACACAACAATTCAGTGAAATATATTGTCTTCgaattaaaataatgaaaaatttattaatgaaaacaATAGAAACATTAAaagatgatgaaaaaaaggaTAAGGATGAATATAAtgtattaaattatttaaaagaaataaaagttAATGAAAAATGCTATTGTATAGGAacactttttaaaaaaatgcaaTTGAGACCATCTGTTCTAAAAGAATACTTAAGTGAAATAAATACTATTGAAACTCTTGTCAATTTTTCACATGAAGAAGATGCCTTATTTTTAGAAGATGAAACAGCAAGATTAAAATTAGAaggaaatataaataatgatcaTTATGTTACTGGGTTAACATTAATAGTAAAGGGTCAAGGAATGAGTAATGGTTCGCTTTATGTAGAAGAATTAATCTATTCTTATTTGCCAAAATTAGAAATACCCAAATGTATTAGTAATgatgataaatatttattatttgtatcAGGATTATATATAagtgaattaaataaaaatataaataacatatcattattaagaaattttatattaggGTTACATGGAGATATAAGTATATCTGAAAATCTGATTCGACTAGTAATAGTTGGTAATAGTCTCAGCAATATAGATAATGATGAAACTAGTTTAAATGCAATTGATGTATTCATTTCTTCTTTATGTTCTGCTGTTTATGTTGATTTAATGCCTGGGGAAAAAGATCCTAGTGATTCATACTTACCTCAACAACCATTtcctaatttattttttagaaaatcaaaaaattataattcttttCAGTGTGTTACAAATCCATATATGTTTACaattgataatataaatatttgctGTATGTCTGGTGAGCCTGTTAATAACATTATTTCTTATtctaaaaatagtaaaatagAAGCATTGAAAATGATAGCAAAAAGTAGAATTTTATCTCCTACTTCACCTGATACATTAGGTTGTTATCCTTTTACAAAAAACGATCCATTTTGTATACAACATGATAATACATATcctcatatttttattaatggaAATTGTTCTAAATTAGAAATAGAATATATtcaaaatgataataatgaaaagaaaTTGCCACTACTAGTATGTCTTCCAAGCTTTGATATTTCACCAAAAGCATTACTaatcaatataaaaaatatggacTATAAAGTTCTAACATTCGGAGTAGAGaaaaactaa
- the CCT7 gene encoding T-complex protein 1 subunit eta, putative, with amino-acid sequence MSHLMSLPIVLLKEGTDKSQGKSQIIRNINACQIIVDIVKTTLGPRGMDKLIYTDKEVTITNDGATVMNLLNITHPAASILVDIAKSQDDEVGDGTTSVVIVAGELLNEAKGLLNDGIEPNMIIDGFRNACNVAINKLNELSLNFSSKNEEEKKNILLKCAQTALNSKLVSNHKAFFAELVVNAAYKLGDNLDKSNIGIKKVTGGSCLDTQLIYGVAFKKTFSYAGFEQQPKKFNNPKILLLNVELELKAEKENAEVRIENPNEYNSIVQAEWDIIFKKLNLIKDSGANIVLSKLPIGDIATQFFADHNIFCAGRVEDADLKRTANATGAIIQTSLFNLNENILGNCGIFEEVQIGNERYNIFKECLKTKSVTIILRGGAKQFIEEVERSINDAIMIVLRCMSNSEIVPGAGSIEMQLSKYLRIYSRSICNKEQIVLYSFAKALESIPRHLSHNAGYDSTDILNKLRKKHSEETNDIWYGVDCLEGDIINAYEHCIFEVTKIKRNVIYSATEAACLILSIDETIKNPSSSDKAPRNPYA; translated from the exons ATGAGTCATTTAATG tcATTACCAATAGTTCTATTGAAGGAGGGCACAGATAAATCTCAAGGAAAGAGTCaaataataagaaatatCAATGCTTGTCAAATAATAGTAGATATTGTAAAAACAACATTAGGTCCTAGAGGAATGGATAAATTGATATATACAGATAAAGAAGTAACGATAACAAACGATGGAGCTACAGTTATGAATTTATTGAACATAACTCATCCAGCTGCTTCAATTTTAGTTGATATTGCAAAATCACAAGATGATGAAGTAGGAGATGGTACTACCTCAGTAGTAATAGTAGCTGGagaattattaaatgaaGCAAAAGGTTTATTAAATGATGGTATAGAACCTAATATGATAATAGATGGATTTAGAAATGCATGCAATGTTGCTATAAATAAATTGAATGAATTaagtttaaatttttctagtaaaaatgaagaagaaaagaaaaatattttattaaaatgtgCACAAACAGCTTTAAATTCCAAATTGGTATCTAATCACAAAGCCTTCTTTGCTGAATTAGTAGTTAATGCTGCTTATAAATTAGGAGATAATTTAGACAAATCAAATATAGGcataaaaaaagtaacagGAGGATCTTGTTTAGACACTCAATTAATATATGGAGTAGCTTTTAAGAAAACTTTTTCTTATGCAGGTTTTGAACAGCAAcccaaaaaatttaataacccgaaaattttattattaaatgtaGAATTGGAATTAAAAgcagaaaaagaaaatgcaGAAGTGAGAATCGAAAATCCCAATGAGTACAATTCTATTGTACAAGCAGAATGggatattatatttaaaaaattaaatctaATAAAAGATAGTGGTGCTAATATTGTTTTATCTAAGCTTCCAATAGGTGATATAGCTACACAATTTTTTGCTGATCACAATATTTTTTGTGCTGGTAGAGTAGAAGATGCTGATTTAAAAAGAACTGCCAATGCAACAGGAGCTATTATTCAAACctcattatttaatttaaatgaaaacatTTTAGGTAACTGTGGTATTTTTGAAGAAGTGCAAATAGGTAATGAGAGGTATAACATATTTAAAGAATGTTTAAAAACTAAATCAGTAACAATAATATTAAGAGGTGGAGCTAAACAATTTATAGAGGAAGTAGAAAGATCAATTAACGATGCAATTATGATAGTATTAAGATGTATGAGTAATTCTGAAATCGTACCTGGTGCTGGATCAATTGAAATGCaattatcaaaatatttaagaatATATAGTAGATCTATATGTAATAAAGAACAAATcgttttatattcttttgcAAAAGCACTGGAATCTATTCCAAGACATCTATCACATAATGCCGGTTATGATTCTACcgatattttaaataaattaagaaaaaaacatTCAGAAGAAACAAATGACATATGGTATGGAGTTGACTGCTTAGAGGGAGATATAATCAACGCATATGAACATTGCATATTTGAAGTtactaaaattaaaagaaatgtaATATATAGTGCAACAGAAGCAGCTTGCTTAATTTTATCTATTGATGAAACTATTAAAAATCCTAGTAGTTCTGACAAAGCACCTAGAAATCCATATgcctag